The following proteins come from a genomic window of Vidua chalybeata isolate OUT-0048 chromosome 2, bVidCha1 merged haplotype, whole genome shotgun sequence:
- the ADPRHL1 gene encoding inactive ADP-ribosyltransferase ARH2 isoform X2 has protein sequence MMQRREKSTKSTHFCGDNKMLIDPLVLKKKLNKMATEQGAFAVLSSLLLYVTELAAGDPQISNKRTKWAEGKENQVSSNQPCPDPIRVQYPTRFQLLRSRFLNNNREPYTKKRREVGKLVIKEKMWVSRAGNKLDRNRDRKGDGKAVEEDADTAPSERARWTSVTGKNTVKNILKKFLAAEEKEAKEKSPSWKKKGANSSLPKIVNKNSVLSKLKEKFEQSTLCSAAEVKASLLHKGERKTKNFPSRKAIRKPEVRVLRMAAMTATGIKSPESQNLVCSMVPVPRFSMATKINHPWSWSKNNASKQPFGHGTLLKEKEGSNRDHRENKTLGNAAQDREDKEELLVAAEAMSDAKDCAEDKTDSTKQGRNFHPVLNNSSTTHKNKALADCIPPLPECGLDCDRTNMPAGPDTSSLLGTTNALQQVEEDSPPSDSLDSSTAEGSHEQSPQDTKPGFRFLIPEIQIPKISLYVYGSDEDDKELTEPEKDPFFASQKCVPEQKALENIPPFCSPKFSASCEFEPSMDDQQLTVLIPASGTKAPIEALDLRGKYSKEAKKEATFHSEDKMSSSKNDSDVPNIEEENKTPNSQMQNELKTMQPQPPQMNFSSQNNFDVSNRDIQVPDANQNKPTLSSNESLELKPGAAAEEDTTSLGKTQSPLPGDLVKHNSFISEEDFGKDKLSSSNEVMNHSNNQALQRSSFTDLETCDKSSESVIEHEEDTADEMPWPDSEAWQPPVSTSLPISMSGIAGQGIHRTLGNPLALPPLDLVGQGAGAVEHEHDSHGCEKHPHPPSDELTNCGNDTMGEKKTICDFKNQALFSDHATENENSTDKETNTCQRRENCLSHSNTKPGKHENKATLAENPLLPLEKSQTPILDDTKKQGCGMLEENPIPSSTELVSDQKKDAKSRNKISEHTKDKLFSSDDDMKHESEMETEEKEERNALHKFEQEPVFTPNDTVDSDNNSSKENDAYSLQTPQLPSSEHDTNIQGVKNTGQSLENLASLRDFVKHKLDVTGDENINYNNRKNHLDSSDEPMKHTNDSEGLENIKSDFNNYSMPPRHTRSQDNKMADEDNTTLETQKQMSPGDLIKPETKPDKKETKHTSEKFQSLASNKVPNCQDRSPSGERKQKTPAAEDTGSPETEAVKEDIEQQFSGKHQLPPSRKSGMHEEDIPGDKQQMRFEDFLTPDTNTAKEKDKLPSSRKCPSIPPETLVKPQEKITPEQKQKTPDSSGFKEPGTNSVKEKDGNPDSEKVPSSNEVLKSQEKSASEERKQKIPAGEDTRSPEEKAAKKKDKYQGSGNHPLPPSSKLLKPEKNIPGGEKPRTISESFTKPGANAVKNKSKDPASGMCQSPYSNLPMKPQENNSTVKKEHLPPSHDEKPTYKTGSPEKKSEAERREKYQLGSSAQSERHSNDGSGEEGPVGDSRSYQAPSPSNGLNCKSGAVPKETSLSNTEKSPKSFSSLQVVSKEEVNPAGNREKQPGFKKYKALSSKTLVRHEKDAAEREGSGQAAGQTSEKKAELEDCSKATPFSKYTVESYSEGSLDSAFKPLIIRVTDTFKHHS, from the exons ATGAtgcagaggagagagaaaag CACCAAAAGCACACACTTCTGTGGAGATAATAAGATGCTTATAGACCCTCTGGTGCTGAAGAAGAAGCTCAATAAGATGGCAACAGAGCAAGGAGCCTTTGCTGTTCTCAGCAGCCTGCTGCTATACGTCACCGAGCTCGCAGCCGGCGATCCACAGATCAGCAACAAGAGGACGAAATGGGCAGAAGGTAAAGAAAACCAGGTGAGCTCTAACCAGCCATGTCCAGATCCAATCAGGGTTCAGTATCCAACCAGATTTCAGCTCTTGCGGTCCAGGTTTCTAAACAACAATCGTGAGCCGTACAccaagaagagaagagaagtCGGCAAACTGGTCATTAAAGAGAAGATGTGGGTGAGCAGGGCTGGTAACAAGCTGGACAGAAATAGAGACAGGAAGGGAGATGGAAAAGCAGTGGAGGAGGATGCAGACACAGCACCCAGTGAGAGGGCAAGGTGGACTAGTGTGACTGGAAAAAACACAGTGAAGAACAtcctgaagaaatttttagCTGCCGAAGAAAAAGAAGCCAAGGAGAAGTCtcccagctggaaaaagaaGGGAGCAAACAGCAGTTTGCCAAAAATAGTCAACAAGAATTCAGTCTTGTCCAAACTGAAGGAGAAGTTTGAACAAAGCActctctgctcagctgcagaggtGAAAGCATCGCTCTTGCACAAAGGTGAGAGAAAGACTAAAAACTTCCCCAGCAGAAAAGCTATTCGTAAGCCTGAGGTCAGAGTGCTGCGCATGGCAGCAATGACAGCCACAGGTATAAAGAGTCCAGAGTCCCAAAATTTAGTGTGCTCCATGGTCCCAGTGCCCAGATTCAGCATGGCTACCAAAATTAACCATCCTTGGAGCTGGTCAAAAAATAATGCTTCAAAGCAGCCTTTTGGTCATGGCACACtactgaaggaaaaggagggatcCAACAGAGaccacagagaaaacaaaaccctggGAAATGCAGCACAGGACAGGGAGGACAAAGAAGAGTTACTGGTGGCAGCAGAGGCCATGTCAGATGCAAAGGACTGTGCTGAGGATAAAACAGATTCCACAAAACAGGGACGCAACTTTCATCCTGTTCTAAATAACTCTTCAACTACTCATAAAAACAAAGCTCTTGCAGACTGCATTCCCCCCTTACCTGAATGTGGTCTAGATTGTGACAGGACTAACATGCCAGCTGGGCCTGACACATCTTCACTATTGGGAACTACCAATGCTTTGCAACAGGTTGAGGAAGACAGCCCACCTTCTGACTCACTTGACTCTAGCACAGCTGAAGGATCCCATGAACAAAGTCCTCAGGATACTAAACCAGGATTCAGATTCCTGATTCCTGAAATTCAGATTCCTAAAATATCTCTGTATGTATATGGTTCAGATGAAGATGACAAAGAGCTCACAGAGCCAGAAAAAGACCCTTTCTTTGCAAGCCAAAAATGTGTTCCAGAGCAGAAAGCACTGGAAAACATACCGCCATTTTGCTCTCCAAAATTTTCAGCATCTTGTGAATTTGAGCCTTCAATGGATGATCAACAGCTAACTGTCCTAATACCAGCTTCTGGCACAAAGGCACCAATAGAGGCACTGGATTTAAGAGGCAAATATTCTAAGGAAGCCAAAAAAGAAGCAACATTTCACAGTGAAGACAAAATGTCTTCTAGCAAAAATGATAGTGATGTCCCAAATATAGAGGAGGAAAATAAGACACCCAACAGCCAAAtgcaaaatgaattaaaaacaatgcAGCCTCAGCCTCCTCAAATGAATTTTAGCTCACAAAATAACTTTGATGTTTCCAACAGGGACATACAAGTTCCAGATGCAAATCAGAACAAACCTACACTCTCCTCAAATGAGAGCCTGGAGCTAAaacctggtgctgcagcagaagagGATACTACTTCTTTGGGAAAAACACAAAGCCCTTTGCCAGGTGACCTTGTGAAGCACAATtcctttatttcagaagaagaTTTTGGGAAGGACAAATTATCGTCATCAAATGAAGTGATGAATCACTCAAACAACCAAGCCTTACAAAGGAGTTCCTTCACTGACCTGGAGACCTGCGACAAGTCATCTGAATCTGTCATTGAGCATGAAGAGGACACTGCAGATGAGATGCCCTGGCCTGACTCTGAGGCATGGCAGCCACCCGTGTCAACCTCTTTACCAATATCGATGAGTGGGATTGCAGGACAAGGTATCCATCGTACTCTTGGAAATCCTCTGGCACTTCCACCTCTTGATCtggtgggacagggagctggTGCTGTGGAACATGAGCATGACAGCCATGGCTGTGAGAAGCATCCACACCCCCCTTCAGATGAGTTGACAAATTGTGGGAATGACACAATGGGGGAGAAGAAAACCATATGTGATTTTAAGAATCAAGCACTATTCTCAGATCatgcaacagaaaatgaaaactctaCAGACAAAGAGACAAATACATGTCAGAGACGTGAGAACTGTCTTTCACATTCAAACACAAAGccaggaaaacatgaaaataaagccaCACTAGCAGAAAATCCCCTATTACCCTTGGAGAAGAGCCAAACACCAATATTAGATGATACCAAAAAGCAAGGATGTGGTATGCTAGAAGAGAATCCAATTCCTTCATCAACTGAATTGGTCTCAGACCAAAAGAAGGATgcaaaaagtagaaataaaatatctgaacaCACAAAGGATAAGCTCTTCTCCTCAGATGATGACATGAAGCATGAAAGTGAGATGGagacagaggagaaagaagagagaaatgccTTGCATAAATTTGAGCAGGAACCAGTATTCACACCAAATGATACTGTGGACAGTGATAATAACTCTTCAAAGGAGAATGATGCTTATAGTCTTCAAACACCTCAGTTACCTTCATCAGAGCATGATACCAACATTCAAGGAGTGAAAAATACTGGACAGAGTTTGGAGAATCTAGCATCTCTGAGAGATTTTGTGAAACACAAACTTGATGTGACAGGAGATGAAAACATCAATTACAATAACAGGAAAAACCACCTGGACTCATCAGATGAGCCAATGAAACATACAAATGACAGTGAAGGGCTAGAAAACATCAAGTCAGACTTCAACAATTATTCAATGCCACCAAGACACACAAGAAGTCAGGACAATAAGATGGCTGATGAGGACAATACCACTCTAGAGACACAGAAACAGATGTCACCAGGTGACCTCATAAAGCCTGAAACTAAGCCAGACAAAAAAGAGACTAAGCATACCTCTGAGAAGTTCCAGTCACTTGCTTCAAACAAAGTGCCAAATTGTCAAGACAGAAGCCCTTCAGGAGAGAGGAAGCAAAAGACACCAGCAGCAGAAGACACTGGATCACCTGAAACAGAGGCAGTAAAAGAGGATATTGAGCAGCAGTTTTCTGGAAAGCATCAGCTACCTCCATCAAGAAAGTCAGGAATGCATGAGGAAGATATTCCAGGAGACAAACAGCAAATGAGATTTGAAGATTTTCTGACACCTGATACAAATACTGCAAAAGAGAAGGACAAACTTCCAAGTTCCAGGAAGTGTCCATCAATACCACCAGAAACATTGGTTAAGCCTCAAGAAAAAATTACTccagaacaaaagcaaaaaacaccAGATTCTTCAGGTTTTAAGGAGCCTGGTACTaattctgtaaaagaaaaggatggAAATCCAGATTCTGAGAAAGTGCCTTCTTCAAATGAAGTGCTGAAGTCTCAAGAAAAAAGCGCTTCAGAAGAGAGGAAGCAAAAGATACCAGCAGGAGAGGACACCAGGTCACCTGAAGAAAAGGCtgcaaaaaagaaagataaatacCAAGGTTCTGGTAACCATCCGTTACCTCCTTCAAGTAAATTATTGAAGCctgagaaaaatattccaggaGGAGAAAAACCACGAACTATATCTGAAAGTTTTACAAAGCCTGGTGCAAAtgctgtaaaaaataaaagcaaagatcCAGCTTCTGGGATGTGCCAGTCCCCATACTCAAATTTGCCCATGAAGCctcaagaaaataattccacAGTCAAAAAGGAGCATTTGCCACCATCACATGATGAAAAACCAACATATAAAACTGGTAGTCCAGAAAAGAAGAGTGAAGctgagagaagagagaaatacCAGCTAGGCTcttcagctcagtcagagaggCACAGCAATGATGGCTCAGGAGAGGAGGGCCCTGTGGGTGATTCCAGAAGCTATCAAGCTCCATCACCAAGCAATGGCCTAAACTGTAAAAGCGGTGCTGTCCCAAAAGAGACCAGTTTGTCTAATACAGAGAAATCCCCCAAATCATTCTCATCATTACAAGTTGTGTCAAAAGAGGAGGTAAATCCTGCtggaaacagagaaaagcagcctGGATTTAAGAAGTACAAAGCGCTCTCATCAAAGACTTTGGTGAGGCATGAGAAAGATGCTGCTGAAAGGGAGGGGAGTGGGCAGGCAGCTGGCCAAACGAGTGagaaaaaggcagagctggaggactGCTCTAAAGCAACGCCATTCTCAAAATACACAGTGGAAAGCTACAGTGAAGGATCCTTAGATTCAGCTTTCAAACCATTGATCATTAGAGTAACTGACACATTTAAACATCACAGCTAA
- the ADPRHL1 gene encoding inactive ADP-ribosyltransferase ARH2 isoform X1 translates to MDKFKAALVLAAVGDALGYRNFSRENNALGAKIQQELKEIGGLENLVLSPDKWPVSDNTLMHMATAEAVITDYWCLEDLYRELVKRYVDAVDKLTGRRPDPATIEGCRELKPDNHLLAWHTPFNEKGSGFGASTKAMCLGMRYWKPERLESLIEVSIECGRMTHNHPTGFLGSLCTALFVAYAIQGKPLAQWGREMMKVVPMAEEYCKKTIRHMAEYQEHWFYFEAKWQFYLEEREINEENQNQPVFPANYDAEEREKTYRRWSSEGRGGRRGHDAPMIAYDALMGCGGDWTELCNRSMFHGGESAATGSIAGCLFGLVYGLSKVPKGLYQDLEQRERLEFLGENLYRLSMEENTKSTHFCGDNKMLIDPLVLKKKLNKMATEQGAFAVLSSLLLYVTELAAGDPQISNKRTKWAEGKENQVSSNQPCPDPIRVQYPTRFQLLRSRFLNNNREPYTKKRREVGKLVIKEKMWVSRAGNKLDRNRDRKGDGKAVEEDADTAPSERARWTSVTGKNTVKNILKKFLAAEEKEAKEKSPSWKKKGANSSLPKIVNKNSVLSKLKEKFEQSTLCSAAEVKASLLHKGERKTKNFPSRKAIRKPEVRVLRMAAMTATGIKSPESQNLVCSMVPVPRFSMATKINHPWSWSKNNASKQPFGHGTLLKEKEGSNRDHRENKTLGNAAQDREDKEELLVAAEAMSDAKDCAEDKTDSTKQGRNFHPVLNNSSTTHKNKALADCIPPLPECGLDCDRTNMPAGPDTSSLLGTTNALQQVEEDSPPSDSLDSSTAEGSHEQSPQDTKPGFRFLIPEIQIPKISLYVYGSDEDDKELTEPEKDPFFASQKCVPEQKALENIPPFCSPKFSASCEFEPSMDDQQLTVLIPASGTKAPIEALDLRGKYSKEAKKEATFHSEDKMSSSKNDSDVPNIEEENKTPNSQMQNELKTMQPQPPQMNFSSQNNFDVSNRDIQVPDANQNKPTLSSNESLELKPGAAAEEDTTSLGKTQSPLPGDLVKHNSFISEEDFGKDKLSSSNEVMNHSNNQALQRSSFTDLETCDKSSESVIEHEEDTADEMPWPDSEAWQPPVSTSLPISMSGIAGQGIHRTLGNPLALPPLDLVGQGAGAVEHEHDSHGCEKHPHPPSDELTNCGNDTMGEKKTICDFKNQALFSDHATENENSTDKETNTCQRRENCLSHSNTKPGKHENKATLAENPLLPLEKSQTPILDDTKKQGCGMLEENPIPSSTELVSDQKKDAKSRNKISEHTKDKLFSSDDDMKHESEMETEEKEERNALHKFEQEPVFTPNDTVDSDNNSSKENDAYSLQTPQLPSSEHDTNIQGVKNTGQSLENLASLRDFVKHKLDVTGDENINYNNRKNHLDSSDEPMKHTNDSEGLENIKSDFNNYSMPPRHTRSQDNKMADEDNTTLETQKQMSPGDLIKPETKPDKKETKHTSEKFQSLASNKVPNCQDRSPSGERKQKTPAAEDTGSPETEAVKEDIEQQFSGKHQLPPSRKSGMHEEDIPGDKQQMRFEDFLTPDTNTAKEKDKLPSSRKCPSIPPETLVKPQEKITPEQKQKTPDSSGFKEPGTNSVKEKDGNPDSEKVPSSNEVLKSQEKSASEERKQKIPAGEDTRSPEEKAAKKKDKYQGSGNHPLPPSSKLLKPEKNIPGGEKPRTISESFTKPGANAVKNKSKDPASGMCQSPYSNLPMKPQENNSTVKKEHLPPSHDEKPTYKTGSPEKKSEAERREKYQLGSSAQSERHSNDGSGEEGPVGDSRSYQAPSPSNGLNCKSGAVPKETSLSNTEKSPKSFSSLQVVSKEEVNPAGNREKQPGFKKYKALSSKTLVRHEKDAAEREGSGQAAGQTSEKKAELEDCSKATPFSKYTVESYSEGSLDSAFKPLIIRVTDTFKHHS, encoded by the exons GTTTTCTAGGGTCCCTATGCACAGCTCTCTTTGTGGCATATGCAATACAAGGGAAACCCCTTGCGCAGTGGGGAAGAGAGATGATGAAGGTTGTGCCCATGGCTGAAGAATACTGTAAGAAGACCATTCGTCACATGGCAG AATATCAAGAGCACTGGTTTTACTTTGAAGCCAAGTGGCAGTTTTATTTGGAGGAGAGAGAAATCAACGAGGAAAATCAGAATCAACCTGTCTTTCCAGCCAACTATGAtgcagaggagagagaaaag ACGTACCGGCGCTGGAGCTCTGAAGGCCGGGGGGGAAGACGAGGCCACGACGCCCCCATGATCGCGTACGACGCCCTCATGGGCTGCGGTGGGGACTGGACAGAGCTCTGCAACCGCTCCATGTTCCATGGAG GGGAGAGCGCGGCGACTGGCTCCATCGCCGGCTGCTTGTTCGGCCTGGTTTACGGCCTGAGCAAGGTGCCCAAGGGCTTGTACCAGGACCTGGAACAAAGGGAGAGGCTCGAGTTCTTGGGCGAGAATCTTTACCGACTATCCATGGAGGAAAA CACCAAAAGCACACACTTCTGTGGAGATAATAAGATGCTTATAGACCCTCTGGTGCTGAAGAAGAAGCTCAATAAGATGGCAACAGAGCAAGGAGCCTTTGCTGTTCTCAGCAGCCTGCTGCTATACGTCACCGAGCTCGCAGCCGGCGATCCACAGATCAGCAACAAGAGGACGAAATGGGCAGAAGGTAAAGAAAACCAGGTGAGCTCTAACCAGCCATGTCCAGATCCAATCAGGGTTCAGTATCCAACCAGATTTCAGCTCTTGCGGTCCAGGTTTCTAAACAACAATCGTGAGCCGTACAccaagaagagaagagaagtCGGCAAACTGGTCATTAAAGAGAAGATGTGGGTGAGCAGGGCTGGTAACAAGCTGGACAGAAATAGAGACAGGAAGGGAGATGGAAAAGCAGTGGAGGAGGATGCAGACACAGCACCCAGTGAGAGGGCAAGGTGGACTAGTGTGACTGGAAAAAACACAGTGAAGAACAtcctgaagaaatttttagCTGCCGAAGAAAAAGAAGCCAAGGAGAAGTCtcccagctggaaaaagaaGGGAGCAAACAGCAGTTTGCCAAAAATAGTCAACAAGAATTCAGTCTTGTCCAAACTGAAGGAGAAGTTTGAACAAAGCActctctgctcagctgcagaggtGAAAGCATCGCTCTTGCACAAAGGTGAGAGAAAGACTAAAAACTTCCCCAGCAGAAAAGCTATTCGTAAGCCTGAGGTCAGAGTGCTGCGCATGGCAGCAATGACAGCCACAGGTATAAAGAGTCCAGAGTCCCAAAATTTAGTGTGCTCCATGGTCCCAGTGCCCAGATTCAGCATGGCTACCAAAATTAACCATCCTTGGAGCTGGTCAAAAAATAATGCTTCAAAGCAGCCTTTTGGTCATGGCACACtactgaaggaaaaggagggatcCAACAGAGaccacagagaaaacaaaaccctggGAAATGCAGCACAGGACAGGGAGGACAAAGAAGAGTTACTGGTGGCAGCAGAGGCCATGTCAGATGCAAAGGACTGTGCTGAGGATAAAACAGATTCCACAAAACAGGGACGCAACTTTCATCCTGTTCTAAATAACTCTTCAACTACTCATAAAAACAAAGCTCTTGCAGACTGCATTCCCCCCTTACCTGAATGTGGTCTAGATTGTGACAGGACTAACATGCCAGCTGGGCCTGACACATCTTCACTATTGGGAACTACCAATGCTTTGCAACAGGTTGAGGAAGACAGCCCACCTTCTGACTCACTTGACTCTAGCACAGCTGAAGGATCCCATGAACAAAGTCCTCAGGATACTAAACCAGGATTCAGATTCCTGATTCCTGAAATTCAGATTCCTAAAATATCTCTGTATGTATATGGTTCAGATGAAGATGACAAAGAGCTCACAGAGCCAGAAAAAGACCCTTTCTTTGCAAGCCAAAAATGTGTTCCAGAGCAGAAAGCACTGGAAAACATACCGCCATTTTGCTCTCCAAAATTTTCAGCATCTTGTGAATTTGAGCCTTCAATGGATGATCAACAGCTAACTGTCCTAATACCAGCTTCTGGCACAAAGGCACCAATAGAGGCACTGGATTTAAGAGGCAAATATTCTAAGGAAGCCAAAAAAGAAGCAACATTTCACAGTGAAGACAAAATGTCTTCTAGCAAAAATGATAGTGATGTCCCAAATATAGAGGAGGAAAATAAGACACCCAACAGCCAAAtgcaaaatgaattaaaaacaatgcAGCCTCAGCCTCCTCAAATGAATTTTAGCTCACAAAATAACTTTGATGTTTCCAACAGGGACATACAAGTTCCAGATGCAAATCAGAACAAACCTACACTCTCCTCAAATGAGAGCCTGGAGCTAAaacctggtgctgcagcagaagagGATACTACTTCTTTGGGAAAAACACAAAGCCCTTTGCCAGGTGACCTTGTGAAGCACAATtcctttatttcagaagaagaTTTTGGGAAGGACAAATTATCGTCATCAAATGAAGTGATGAATCACTCAAACAACCAAGCCTTACAAAGGAGTTCCTTCACTGACCTGGAGACCTGCGACAAGTCATCTGAATCTGTCATTGAGCATGAAGAGGACACTGCAGATGAGATGCCCTGGCCTGACTCTGAGGCATGGCAGCCACCCGTGTCAACCTCTTTACCAATATCGATGAGTGGGATTGCAGGACAAGGTATCCATCGTACTCTTGGAAATCCTCTGGCACTTCCACCTCTTGATCtggtgggacagggagctggTGCTGTGGAACATGAGCATGACAGCCATGGCTGTGAGAAGCATCCACACCCCCCTTCAGATGAGTTGACAAATTGTGGGAATGACACAATGGGGGAGAAGAAAACCATATGTGATTTTAAGAATCAAGCACTATTCTCAGATCatgcaacagaaaatgaaaactctaCAGACAAAGAGACAAATACATGTCAGAGACGTGAGAACTGTCTTTCACATTCAAACACAAAGccaggaaaacatgaaaataaagccaCACTAGCAGAAAATCCCCTATTACCCTTGGAGAAGAGCCAAACACCAATATTAGATGATACCAAAAAGCAAGGATGTGGTATGCTAGAAGAGAATCCAATTCCTTCATCAACTGAATTGGTCTCAGACCAAAAGAAGGATgcaaaaagtagaaataaaatatctgaacaCACAAAGGATAAGCTCTTCTCCTCAGATGATGACATGAAGCATGAAAGTGAGATGGagacagaggagaaagaagagagaaatgccTTGCATAAATTTGAGCAGGAACCAGTATTCACACCAAATGATACTGTGGACAGTGATAATAACTCTTCAAAGGAGAATGATGCTTATAGTCTTCAAACACCTCAGTTACCTTCATCAGAGCATGATACCAACATTCAAGGAGTGAAAAATACTGGACAGAGTTTGGAGAATCTAGCATCTCTGAGAGATTTTGTGAAACACAAACTTGATGTGACAGGAGATGAAAACATCAATTACAATAACAGGAAAAACCACCTGGACTCATCAGATGAGCCAATGAAACATACAAATGACAGTGAAGGGCTAGAAAACATCAAGTCAGACTTCAACAATTATTCAATGCCACCAAGACACACAAGAAGTCAGGACAATAAGATGGCTGATGAGGACAATACCACTCTAGAGACACAGAAACAGATGTCACCAGGTGACCTCATAAAGCCTGAAACTAAGCCAGACAAAAAAGAGACTAAGCATACCTCTGAGAAGTTCCAGTCACTTGCTTCAAACAAAGTGCCAAATTGTCAAGACAGAAGCCCTTCAGGAGAGAGGAAGCAAAAGACACCAGCAGCAGAAGACACTGGATCACCTGAAACAGAGGCAGTAAAAGAGGATATTGAGCAGCAGTTTTCTGGAAAGCATCAGCTACCTCCATCAAGAAAGTCAGGAATGCATGAGGAAGATATTCCAGGAGACAAACAGCAAATGAGATTTGAAGATTTTCTGACACCTGATACAAATACTGCAAAAGAGAAGGACAAACTTCCAAGTTCCAGGAAGTGTCCATCAATACCACCAGAAACATTGGTTAAGCCTCAAGAAAAAATTACTccagaacaaaagcaaaaaacaccAGATTCTTCAGGTTTTAAGGAGCCTGGTACTaattctgtaaaagaaaaggatggAAATCCAGATTCTGAGAAAGTGCCTTCTTCAAATGAAGTGCTGAAGTCTCAAGAAAAAAGCGCTTCAGAAGAGAGGAAGCAAAAGATACCAGCAGGAGAGGACACCAGGTCACCTGAAGAAAAGGCtgcaaaaaagaaagataaatacCAAGGTTCTGGTAACCATCCGTTACCTCCTTCAAGTAAATTATTGAAGCctgagaaaaatattccaggaGGAGAAAAACCACGAACTATATCTGAAAGTTTTACAAAGCCTGGTGCAAAtgctgtaaaaaataaaagcaaagatcCAGCTTCTGGGATGTGCCAGTCCCCATACTCAAATTTGCCCATGAAGCctcaagaaaataattccacAGTCAAAAAGGAGCATTTGCCACCATCACATGATGAAAAACCAACATATAAAACTGGTAGTCCAGAAAAGAAGAGTGAAGctgagagaagagagaaatacCAGCTAGGCTcttcagctcagtcagagaggCACAGCAATGATGGCTCAGGAGAGGAGGGCCCTGTGGGTGATTCCAGAAGCTATCAAGCTCCATCACCAAGCAATGGCCTAAACTGTAAAAGCGGTGCTGTCCCAAAAGAGACCAGTTTGTCTAATACAGAGAAATCCCCCAAATCATTCTCATCATTACAAGTTGTGTCAAAAGAGGAGGTAAATCCTGCtggaaacagagaaaagcagcctGGATTTAAGAAGTACAAAGCGCTCTCATCAAAGACTTTGGTGAGGCATGAGAAAGATGCTGCTGAAAGGGAGGGGAGTGGGCAGGCAGCTGGCCAAACGAGTGagaaaaaggcagagctggaggactGCTCTAAAGCAACGCCATTCTCAAAATACACAGTGGAAAGCTACAGTGAAGGATCCTTAGATTCAGCTTTCAAACCATTGATCATTAGAGTAACTGACACATTTAAACATCACAGCTAA